One genomic region from Thermomicrobium sp. 4228-Ro encodes:
- a CDS encoding type I restriction endonuclease subunit R — translation MVLENLCALIERLRQRMQEYRGLLETSEAQTRVSLIDPLLQTLGWATDDPAAVQVEVRAGSGVADYVLRVDGQPVLVLEAKRLGQKLEIGHSAALSYAWELQRQGAAPRAVGVTDGCRWLLYDPRDLKQPRYAIDLADSKRTVPAIAVALAEALWRPLFLRETPSPPPPPPDSWRSLAGLRPKLGDPPPRCLRFPDGSERDLKTWKSLLVEVAEWLVTRGKLTSAVCPILLGPTRYLVHTEPRHPSGKNFLSGHALPNQLWVETSLSSEDIVRYTQKLLRQLGEDPSLFSLRL, via the coding sequence ATGGTGTTGGAGAACCTGTGTGCGCTCATCGAGCGCTTGCGGCAGCGGATGCAGGAGTACCGAGGACTCCTGGAGACGAGCGAGGCACAGACGCGGGTCTCGCTGATCGATCCCTTGCTGCAGACGCTCGGTTGGGCGACCGACGATCCAGCGGCCGTTCAGGTCGAAGTGCGTGCGGGGAGCGGGGTCGCCGACTACGTCCTCCGGGTCGATGGGCAGCCAGTCTTGGTGCTGGAGGCGAAGCGGCTGGGCCAGAAGCTGGAGATCGGTCACTCGGCAGCGCTGAGCTATGCCTGGGAACTCCAGCGCCAGGGAGCCGCCCCGCGCGCCGTCGGTGTGACGGATGGGTGCCGCTGGCTCCTCTACGATCCGAGGGACTTGAAACAGCCCCGGTACGCTATCGACCTGGCCGACAGCAAGCGCACCGTCCCAGCGATCGCCGTCGCGCTGGCCGAGGCGCTCTGGCGGCCGCTGTTCCTGCGCGAGACGCCGTCGCCCCCTCCGCCGCCGCCCGATAGCTGGCGATCGCTGGCTGGGCTACGGCCGAAACTCGGTGATCCCCCACCGCGGTGCCTTCGCTTTCCGGACGGCAGCGAGCGCGACCTGAAGACGTGGAAGTCACTGCTCGTCGAAGTCGCCGAATGGCTGGTTACACGGGGGAAGTTGACGAGTGCAGTGTGCCCGATACTCCTCGGCCCGACGCGGTATCTCGTGCATACTGAGCCGAGGCACCCGAGTGGAAAGAACTTCCTTTCCGGACATGCGTTGCCCAATCAACTTTGGGTGGAAACGAGCCTCAGCTCCGAGGATATCGTACGGTATACGCAGAAGCTTCTCCGGCAGCTTGGTGAAGACCCCAGCCTCTTCAGCCTCCGCCTCTAG
- a CDS encoding biotin transporter BioY, with amino-acid sequence MQSVVLADLTMPRSWRANANARLLTSAALVVAGSVLTALAAHVSIPLPFTPVPITGQTFAVLLVGAALGSRRGAASMALYLAEGLAGLPVFAGGKAGLAVLLGPTGGYLIGFIAAAFVTGWLAERGWDRRPLTTALAMVLGNLVIYLFGVSWLAVFVGISKAPLLGMIPFLPGDLLKILLATAALPGAWWIVQRSGMAGLTAQR; translated from the coding sequence ATGCAGTCGGTCGTTCTCGCCGATCTGACGATGCCGCGCAGCTGGCGGGCCAACGCGAATGCGCGCCTGTTGACGAGCGCTGCGCTCGTCGTGGCCGGGAGCGTCCTCACGGCACTGGCTGCGCACGTATCGATTCCGCTGCCGTTCACCCCGGTTCCGATCACGGGGCAGACGTTCGCGGTGCTCCTGGTCGGTGCTGCTCTCGGCAGCCGGCGCGGTGCAGCCAGCATGGCGCTCTACCTGGCCGAGGGCCTGGCCGGACTGCCGGTCTTCGCGGGCGGGAAGGCTGGTCTAGCCGTCCTCCTCGGGCCGACCGGTGGATACCTCATCGGCTTCATCGCGGCGGCGTTCGTCACCGGCTGGCTGGCCGAGCGAGGCTGGGACCGCCGGCCGCTGACCACGGCCTTGGCGATGGTTCTCGGGAATCTCGTGATCTACCTCTTCGGGGTCTCCTGGCTCGCTGTTTTCGTCGGCATCAGCAAGGCACCGCTCCTCGGTATGATCCCCTTCTTGCCAGGGGACCTTCTGAAGATCCTCTTGGCCACTGCCGCGCTGCCGGGTGCCTGGTGGATCGTCCAGCGCAGCGGCATGGCTGGGCTCACCGCACAGCGGTAG